The Candidatus Omnitrophota bacterium genome includes the window GATGAGATAACCGGGGACATAGCTCAATTGGGAGAGCGCCAGCTTTGCAAGCTGGAGGTTACCGGTTCGATCCCGGTTGTCTCCACCAGCTTTTGCAATGGTCTTCAGCGGCAAAAGCGTCCCGACGATCTAACTGGGGACAGCTTTTGCGCAGATAATAAACGACTTGATCATTCATTTTGTAACGATTTTGTTCCTTTATAAAAGGAACAGCTCGTTCTTTGACAACACAGGTTTAAGTGACAAAGGTAAATCGAGCATCAGCATGCCATTTTATGACGAATTAAAATGGTCAAGCTACTAAGAGCTTACGTGTGGATGACTTGGCACGAGTAGGCGATGAAGGACGCGGCAAGCGGCGATACGCTCCGGGGAGTTGCAAGCAGACATTGATCCGGAGACTTCCGAATGGGGCAACCCTTTGCGGGTTATACCGCATAATCTTGCACTGAATACATAGGTGCCTGAAGCCAAACCGGGAGAAGTGAAACATCTCAGTAACCCGAGGAAAATAAAAAGACATTGATTTCCCAAGTAGCGGCGAGCGAACGGGAAACAGCCTAAACCATCGGTGCTTGCATCGGTGGGGTTGCGGGACCGCAACGTGGGATTGTAGAGGAATAGTGGAAGGACATGGAAAAGTCCGTCGAAGAGGGTGATAGCCCCGTACACGACATTCCGAAGCACCCTAGCGGTATCCCAAGTAATGCTGGACACGTGAAACCCAGTATGAATCCGGCCTGACCACGGGCTAAGGCTAAATACTCACTCGTGACCGATAGTGCACAAGTACCATGAGGGAAAGTTGAAAAGCACCCCTTTAAGGGGAGTGAAATAGTACCTGAAACCGTAAGCTTACAAGCGGTAGGAGGCCTATGACTCATCTTCGGATGAGTAATGGCTGACTGCGTGCCTTTTGGTTAATGATCCGGCGAGTTGCTGGGCGTTGCAAGGTTAAGGCCTTCTGGGCCGTAGCCGTAGCGAAAGCGAGTCCGAATAGGGCGACTAAGTAACGTCAAGCAGACCCGAATGCCAGGTGATCTATCCATGGCCAGTGCGAAAGCTGGGTAATACCAGCTGGAGGTACGAACCCGTTAACGTTGAAAAGTTATGGGATGAGCTGTGGATCGGAGTGAAAGACTAATCAAACTTGGTTATTGCTGGTTCTCCCCGAAATAGCTTTAGGGCTAGCCTCGTGTCATAGTTGGTGGAGGTAAAGTACTCGATGGGCTAAGAGCCTTACCAGGTTTCTGAACCCAACGAAACTCTGAATGCTACCAACCGTATCACGGGAGTCAGAAAGCGCGGGCTAAGCTGCGTTCTCAAAAGGGAAACAGCCCAGACCGACAGCTAAGGTTCCTAAATCTATGCTAAGTGGTAAAGGATGTGAGATTTCTTAGACAACCAGGATGTTGGCTTAGAGGCAGCCATCATTTAAAGAGTGCGTAACAGCTCACTGGTCGAGTGGTCTCGCGCCGAAAATAATCGGAGCTAAGCATAGTACCGAAGCTTCGGATTTGCGACAATCTTCGGATTGTCCAGGTGGTAGGGGAGCGTTCCATTGTACTGCGAAGGCAGACTGAGAAGACTGCTGGAGGAACTGGAAGTGATTATGCCGGAATAAGTAGCGCAAAAATACGCGAGAAACGTATTCGTCGAAAGCCTAAGGTTTCCTGGGGAAGGTTAATCCACCCAGGGTTAGTCGATCCTAAGCCGAGGCCGAAAGGCGTAGGTGATGGAGAATCTGTTTAATATTCAGATACCACTCATTACGCGTTATCAGTTATGGAGTGACGCAGGAGGTAGAGTCATCGACCGGTTGGAAGTGGTCGTTCAAGGTCGTAAGTCTTAACAGACTGAGAGCCGAATAGGACCCCAATCTACGGAGCGGGGGAACTGGCTTGGTCCACACTGCCGAGAAAAACCTTTATAGCGAGTTTGGTGAGTGATCGTACCGTAAACCGACACAGGTAGGCGAGGAGAATATCCTAAGACGCTCGAACTAAGGGTCGTTAAGGAAGTAGGCAAAATAGCCCCGTAACTTAGGGAGAAGGGGTACTCTACTAGGGTCAAGTAAATTCTTATGTAGCCCGAAAGAGTGACACTAAAGTGGGTTCTGTGACTGTTTAGCAAAAACACATGACTCTGCTAACTCGTAAGAGGATGTATAGGGTCTGATACCTGCCCGGTGCCGGAAGGTTAAAAGGAGGGGTCAGTGGCCGTAAGGCTGTGAAGCTCTGACTTGAAGCCCCGGTAAACGGCGGCCGTAACTATAACGGTCCTAAGGTAGCGAAATTCCTTGTCGGGTAAGTTCCGACCTGCACGAATGGTATAGCAATAGAACCGCTGTCTCAACGACTTAGTCGGCGAAATTGTAGCATCGGTGAAGATGCCGGTTACCTGCATCAAGACGGAAAGACCCCGGAACCTTTACTGTATCCTGGTACTGGATTTTGATCCTGTATGTGTAGCATAGGTGGGACGCTTTGAAGCCGCGGCGCTAGCCGTGGTGGAGCGGAAATGTGAAATACCACCCTTATTGTATTAGGATTCTAACCCGCGGCCGTGAAACCGGCCGGGGGACAATGCCAGGTGGGCAGTTTGACTGGGGCGGTTACCTCCTAAATTGTAACGGAGGCGTACAAAGGTTCTCTCAGTGCGGACGGCAATCGCACGTTGAGTGTAAAGGCAGAAGAGAGCTTAACTGTGAGGCATACAAGCCGAGCAGATACGAAAGTAGGTCTTAGTGATCCGGTGGTGGCGTGTGGAAGCGCCATCGCTCAACGGATAAAAGGTACTCCGGGGATAACAGGCTTATCGCATCCAAGAGTTCATATCGACGATGCGGTTTGGCACCTCGATGTCGGCTCATCACATCCTGGGGGTGGAGAAGCTCCCAAGGGTCCGGCTGTTCGCCGGTTAAAGTGGTACGTGAGCTGGGTTCAGAACGTCGTAAGACAGTTCGGTCCCTATCTGATGCAGGCGCAGGATATTTGAAGGGAGCTGTCTCTAGTACGAGAGGACCGAGACAGACGAACCGACGGTGTTCCAGTTATCACGCCAGTGGTAATGGCTGGGTAGCCGCGTTCGGAAAGGATAAGTGCTGAATGCATCTAAGCACGAAGCCTACCCTAAGAATAGATATCCCTGAAGACGCCTTGGAGACTACAAGGTCGATAGGCACCAAGTGTACGAGCCGTGAGGCTTTAAGCTTAGGTGTACTAATCCGTCGTTTGGCTTGACCTTTTATTTTTGAAAATGGCATTGATGCGATGTTCGATCGCACCCATGTTCACTTAAATCAGTGTTGTCGGAGTTTTACAGAAATTCCCGGTGCTACCAGCGGAGGGGTCACACCCGTTCCCATTCCGAATACGGAAGTTAAGCCCTCCAGCGTCGATGGTACTTGCTGGGCAACTGGCTGGGAGAGTAGACCAGTGCCGGGTTTATTTTAAAAGAGCCCTGCGATTCAATGCAGGGCTCTTTTAACAAATCAAGATAAGGAGGTGAGACAGGCAATGAAGTGTCCTAATTGCGGCAAGAAACTGGATCACGTTGACAATGAGTGCGGATGGTGCACATTCTGCGGCACAGTCCACGAAGCCACCGGTGTATCTGCAGCATAATTCAGAAAATATCATTCCCGGAATTATAGATAATTCTTGAAAAGAGGCGCCCTTTATACTATAATATTTAAAATAAAGGGACGATGATGTATTTCACGGTTATGACAGATTGATGTATTGACAGAGCTCCCGCTTTAGCGGGAGCTCTTCTTATTGTTCCGGGATACGATAAGTATTCTTAAATGGGTGAGGATGATATGAGATATGAAAAGTTGGCAGTTGCTATTATGCTGATCGGAATGCCTGTTTTGGCGTACGCCGCTGATAGCGGGCAGACGGAAAAGGATGGTTTTGTATCGAGCGCTATATCGGACGTGTTCGATAAGGTCGATAAAGTCACATCCGGAGAGAAACCTATCCTTGAGTCGGTGAATGATTATGATATGGATTCCTCAGGGCATAAGATACCTAAGAGGCGGAGCGATAAATATAAGAAGTCGGCGCTTGAAGAGAAGCTGGGCGAATAGGATAAAGAGGAGCGGGGGGTATGAAGAAGATATTGATAATCGATGATGAAGAAGAGTTTGTCTCATTTATGAAGACGAACATCGAACTAAGGTACGACTACGAGGTTATCGCGGCCTTGGACGGCGAGACAGGGCTCAGGGCCGCGGAGAGCATCGGGCCGGACCTCGTGCTTCTGGATATAAATATGCCGGGGATGAACGGCTTTGAAGTGCTGAAGAAGCTCAGGGAGAACGGAAAGACAAAGGCTATTCCGGTTATTATGGTTACCGCGAGGACCGATGATGAGACTATGATGGAGGCGCTTAAACTGCATGACGACGGTTATGTGGTAAAGCCAGTAAAGATAGAAGAATTGGAGAAAAAGATGGAAGAAGCGCTGGGGGAGGAATGAAATGAAGAAACGGGTTAAGCCGGACATCGCCGGTCTGATCGATAAAATGCAGCAGCAGCTGATCTCTTTAGAGAAGAAGATAGATACCCTGATCGGCCGTTCTTCGCCAAGGCCTTTCGAAGAAAAAAATTATTCAAGACCCGTCCAGCCGGCTGATCAGTCCCACCGTTATAATGAAAGAAAACAAGAGGACAGGTTCAGGGAAAGAATCTTACATAAAGCGGTATGCGCGGACTGCCATAAGGAATGTGAGGTCCCTTTCAAGCCAAGCGGCGACCGACCGGTATACTGCAAGGAGTGCTTCTCAAAACGCAAGAATAGCGGTTCATTTAACGCGAAACCCGATAATAAGCCCGGAAAAGAAGGTATTGTTCAGGTGATTCGTCCCAATAAACATAATGTTAGCGAAACTCAAAAACCCGCCGTAAAGAAGAAACCAGGTTTACGAAATCGAAAGAAGCGGGTATGACGCGAAAGAGATAACGAAAGGGGGTCGTGTATGGCGAAGAGATGCAGAAAGTGCAGGGTCCCGCTTGAAGGGATCATGTACAAGCTGATAGCATCGACGATATTCGGCGTGAGGCCGTCTGCGAAGGATCCCGGACTGTGCAACAAATGCGATGCGTCGCAGGGGAAGGGCGCGATAGAGGGGAAAGAGATAGGGAAGATAGCCCACTATTATGGGCACCTGAGCGTTGGGATCATAGAGTTAAGCGGAGAGCTCAAGGCAGGCGATAAGATTCATATCAAAGGGCATACTTCCGATTTTAAGCAAGGCGTGGCATCCATGCAGATCAATCATGAAAATGTATCGGGAGGTAAGAGCGGTGACCTCGTCGGAATAAAAGTATCGCAAAAAGTCCATCCGGGCGATAAGGTTTATAAGGTATAATGTTAAAAATGTTTAAAAAATAGGAGGGCGTTGAAGTGAAGAGACTATTGGTTATAGCTGTGACGGGAATATTTATGATGAGTCTGGTGTGCGGATGTGCGTATGCCCAGGCTAAAGAAGACAAATCGCCCGTAAACGTTGGAAATACCGTATGTCCGGTGCTCGGGACAAAGATAACGCCGGGCACTACACCGACAGTCGAATATAATGGAAAGATCTATAATGTCTGCTGCCCGATGTGCATAGGGGAATTTAAGAATAATCCGGAAAAGTATGTCGCCATCGTTGAGAAACAGATGAAGGAACAGGGCAAATAGCGGAGTATGGATGACGGCAAGATACATAGGCATAGCGGCAGCGCTGATTATCGCAGGGTTATGTTTTTCGGCGCAAGCCGAGGAGAAGGATACCGCTAAGGGATTGGATATGGTATCAGATACTGTAGCAGCCGCATTTAGTAAAGCAAATGCTCTTATTTCCGGCAATCTGGATGTCACGATGTCATTAGATAAACCGGATACTAAAGAGCAATCTACCACAAATGCGCTCGGACAGAGAGTTCCTAAATCTACGGCAATAAAGTCGGCCGGATCATTACATAATGATGAGCCGCTATAATGACATATTGTATTTACTAAAAAAGGGGAGGGAAGAATGCCGAAAAAATATACCCGCGCGATGAGGCGTAAAGATCTAAGGCGTAAGAAGAGAAAAGCGAGAAAGAAATAAGGGGGATTCTATTTAAGTATATTCTCTATATCAGGCGGCAGTGAATCGGTTTTTCTTATGAAGGCCACGCCGATATTATATTTACCGTCCTCATCCTCCTCGATCCTTACCACCTTGCCTATCAGCTTATTGTCGACCGTCATCGCATTTTCTTCTATTTCATGACAGATGCCCGTAGTGCGATAATCCAGATCGAGCTCAAGTATGCTGGAGATGTCCGGAAGATGATCGCTCTTGAAGAGCAATCCGGAGACGCTTAGGTTTTTTGAGATGCCGCTGACCAGTTTTAACGCGGATTTGCTGTGCCTGGGAGAAAGTAATATTTTAAAATTTACGGGCTTATTATAACTATATCGCACGAACTCTCTTTTGTTTTCAGGGTTTGTATTCATTCTCGCCTCTCCTTTCTCGAGAATTTTATACCATGAATAAATCAAAATGGCAATGCAAATGTGCGTTGCGCGGTTTTGAAAATTACACTTGCTATAATCGGCCGCAGGTAATAATATATTCCCAAGGATGGACAAGTTAAATTTAATAGCCACTATAGCCGGGATCTGCACGACCGCGTCTTTTTTACCGCAGGTCGTTAAAGTATATCATACCAGGCATACCAAGGACCTTTCGCTGCCGATGTACGTTATTTTTTCCTGCGGCGTTTTCTTATGGGTATACTACGGAGTCATGATACAGAGCTGGCCGATAATGATCGCTAACGGGACAACGTTTATCTTGTCGGTCTATATTCTGGCGATGAAGATCAGGTACAAATAAGACGGGGGGAAGAATGGATAAAGCAGGCCTGCTTAAAGTTGTAAATCCGCTCTTGTTCATTTCGCTTGTTATTCAGGCGCTTACCGGGGTGATCGCGGCGCTGCATCTGTTTATTTCGAATCCGAAGCTCTTTGAGGCTATTATGGAGCTTCATAAACACAACGGTTTTGTATTTGTCGCCCTTGCCGGGACGCATCTCTACCTGAACTGGAACTGGGTGAAAGTACAGTTTTTTAAAAGATAGCCTCCCGCCCCTATATTAACTTGACTTTTAAGCCATATACCATATAATATTTTCATATAATATCTCTCTAAAACATACAAATCCCGGAGGTATAATAATGGCGATATTCGAAGCAAAAGATATAAGAAATATTGTATTATTGGGTCATTCCGGATGCGGGAAGACGTCATTGGCGGAGGCGCTTCTGTTAAATTCCGGTGCCATACCGAGGATGGGATCTATAGCGGAAAAGAACACAGTTTCGGATTACAACGAAGATGAGAAAGAGCATAAGTGCTCGATAAGCTCATCGTTGATATCGCTCAATTCGCGCGATAAAAAGATCAATATAATAGATACCCCCGGCTATACGGACTTCATAGGCGAGATGATAGGTGGCCTGAGGGCGGCCGATGCCAGCATCATCGTAGTCAACGCGGCCGGAGGCGTGGAGATAGGCACGGAGAAGGCGCAGAGGATGTCATGTGAAAAGGGCGTGCCATCCATGTTCTTTATCAATAAGCTGGACCAGGAGCATGCCGATTTTACCAAGTGCATTGACGGCATAACCAGAAAATTCAGAAAGAGCTGCGTCCTCGTAGCGTATCCCATCGGCGAGAAGTCATCGTTTAAAGGCGTGGTAAACCTGGTCACCCGTAAAGGCCTGGACGCCCTATCGGATCATGATAAGGTCGCCGCAAAGGCCGCGATCGATACGCTCTCGGAGGCGGTTGCCGAGACCGATGATGCGCTCCTGGAGAAGTATCTCGATAAAGGCGAATTATCGGTAGATGAACTTACGAGTGCCCTGAGAAAGGCTGTCGATAATGGAACCATCCATCCGATAATGTGCGGTTCGTCGACAGCGAACATAGGCGTAAAAGAGCTTCTGGATTTTATCGTAGATTTTTTACCGTCTCCCGCAGAAATGCCGCAGGTCGAAGCGACCAGGCCCGGCACGGACGGCGCAGAGAGATTTGCCGTGAAATTGGACCCGAACGGGCCGTTTTCGGGATTTGTCTTCAAGACGCTGTCCGACCCGTTTCTTGGACAGCTGTCTATATTTAAAGTGTTTTCGGGTAAATTGCAATCAAACGGCGGATTCTACAATGTGAACAGGTCGACTAAAGAGAGGATAGGCCAGATATTCACTCTACGCGGTAAGCAACAGATACCGATGGAGACGGTTCAGGCGGGCGACATCGCATGCGTCTCAAAATTAAAGGATACGCGCACGGGTGACAGCATATGCGACGATAAGAATCAGGTGAAATTCGAGGATATAAATTTTCCGGAGCCCGCGATAGCTTTTTCGCTTAAACCTAAGACGCGCTCCGATGAAGACAAAATAGGCAATGCGCTTCACAAACTGACCGCGGAAGATCCGACATTCAAGGTGTCGCGCGATGAGCAGACTAAAGAGGTTATCGCTAACGGGATGGGCGATCTCCATATCGGCATGATGATAAACAGGATGCGGATGCGTTACGGCGTCAATGTGGATCTGGGCACGCCGAAGGTCGCTTACAAAGAGACCATCACCGGTAAAGGCGACGCGCAGTACCGCCATAAGAAGCAGTCGGGCGGAGCCGGACAGTTTGCCGAAGTCTGGATGAGGATAGAGCCGCTCGAGAGGGGGAGAGGTTTCGAGTTTGTCGATGAAGTGGTAGGCGGCGCCATACCGAGACCGTTCGTAGTGAGCTGCGAAAAGGGCATCAAGACCGCCCTGCAGTCCGGATCTCTGGCCGGTTTCCCGGTGGTGGACGTCAGGGCCATAGTTTATGACGGCAAGACGCATCCCGTGGACTCGAAGGACATAGCGTTCCAGACGGCCGCCAAGTTTGCTTTCAGGGAGTCTTTACAAAAGGCAAGGCCCGTGATCCTGGAGCCGATAATGGATGTCGATATCATTGTGCCGGATACGCTTGTGGGGGATATCGCGGGAAGCCTGAATTCCCGCCGCGGCAGGGTGATGGGGATGGAGCCGGGCGAGGATGTTCAGACTATAAAGGCGAAGATGCCGTTAGGGGAGATGTACAAGTATGTTAATGAGCTGAAGTCGATCACGGGCGGCCGTGGGACATATACTATGACTTTTTCGCACTATGATGTAGTGCCGTCTAATGTGGCACAGGTGATCATTGAAAAAGCAAAGCTGACCAAGAAAGAGGAAGTGGAGGAGTAAAATGAGCGGACATTCAAAATGGGCTACTATTAAACACAAGAAGGCGGCGACGGACGCGAAGCGCGGCTCGCTCTTCACAAAGCTTATCAAGGAAATAACCATAGCGGCCAGGTCGGGCGGTAAGCCGGAAACCAATCCAAGACTCAGGGTGGCCATAGAGCGCGCCAAGGAAGCAAGCATGCCGGCCGACAATATAGACCGCGCGGTAAAAAAGGGCACGGGCGAGCTCGAAGGCGTAAGCTATGAAGATATAACGCTGGAGGGCTACGGTCCGGGCGGCGTGGCGATCTATATCGAGGGTGTCAGCGATAATAGGAACCGCACCACCAGCGAGATCAGGACCATATTCTCCAAGAGAGGCAGCAATATGGCCGGCGCCGGTTCCGTAGGCTGGATGTTCGAGAAGAAGGGGTATTTCGTTATCAATAAAAATACTATCGATGAAGACAAACTTATGAGCATAGCGCTGGATGCCGGCGCGGAGGATCTGGTGACGGAGGGTGAAAGTTATGAGGTGAAGACCGCTCCGGCCGATTTCTTTAAGGTGAAGAAAGCTCTCGAGGATAATAAGATCGCCACCGAGGATGCGGAGATAACGCTTATTCCCAAGTCTACGGTGAAAGTAGAAGGAGATGACGCTAAGAAAGTGCTGGAGCTCGTGGACGCGCTGGAAGAACACGAGGACGTCCAGCACGTTTATGCCAATTTTGATATACCGGATGATCTGATAAAGGAATAATGCGGATACTCGGAATAGACCCGGGTTTAGGAACAACAGGATACGGCATCATAGACGGCAATAGCTTTAAAGTGATCGAGGCCGGGACCATACGGACCAGGACCGGCTCTCCGGTCCAGGAGCGCATTAAAAAGATATTCGACGAGATATCTGGTATCATCGAAGAGCATCGGCCGGGCGTTCTGGTGCTGGAGAAGATATATTCGCATTACAAGCATCCTGCCACGTCGATACTGATGGCCCACGCGCGCGCGATGGCGTGCCTTGTCTGCGGTAAGTTTAATATCGAACTTGTTAATTATCCCTCCACGAGGATCAAGAAAGTAATAACAGGCAACGGCCACGCTTCCAAGGTCCAGGTTCAACGGATGGTCCGGGATCTGTTGAAATTAAAAAAGACGCCTGAGCCGGTAGATGTGAGCGATGCGCTTGCGATGGCGATAACTTACTGCTTCGTAGAGAGGAGTCCGCTGGAACTGCGCTAAGATGATAGCCTATATTTCGGGAAAGATACGCAAGAAGAAACAGCTGAGCGTCATCATAGACGTGGGGGGAGGCATATCCTATGAAGTGATGATGCCGTCCGCCGTTATGAAAGGGCTCGATAAGGCCAGGGCCGAAGACGGAGCGGTAACACTGATCACCTACCATTATTACCAGATGGACCCTTCCAAAGCAATACCGGTGCTTGTCGGATTTTTAAGCGAGATCGAAAAAGAGTTCTTCGAACATTTCATAACAGTTTCCGGGGTCGGGCCAAAGGCAGCCTGCAGGGCGCTGATCCAGCCGTTTTCGGTCATCGCGGGGGCGATCGATAGAGGCGACGTGGCTATGCTTAAGACTATGCCGGGAATAGGCGAACAGAGGGCCCGCGAGATCATCGCGAAACTTCAGGGCAAGATTGGAAAATTCGGGCTTATTCAGGATGGAGGCGATGAGGCGGTGTCTATGGCCAAAGAGGATATAAAAGAAGAGGCGGTCAGTCTTTTGGTGCAGTTGCTATATAAGAGAAATGAGGCGCGCGGTATGGTCGAAGCCGCTATTAAACGTAATCCGAAAGCGTCAAACTGCGAAGAGATATTAAATGAAGTCTATAAGGGATCTAAAGTGAGGTTGAATTCCAGATGACAGTCTCCGGAGAGAAACCTAACAGGGGCAGGGAAAAGATAAAGCTTGAACAGGATCTGAGCGCTGTCAGCAGGCCCGCCGGAAGGGACAAGGCGCTTATGGCGAGCGAGTCCGAAGAAGACGTTATACTCAATATATCTCTGCGCCCCTCTAAGCTTAAGGATTTTATCGGCCAGGGCACAGTGGTAGAAAATCTTAAGATATCTCTCGAGGCCGCGAAGAAGCGCGGCGAGCCCATGGAGCACACTCTCCTTTCGGGCCCTCCCGGGCTCGGCAAGACGTCGCTTGCCAATATCATGGCTCACGAGATGGGGACCCGTATCACTACGACAAGCGGTCCCGCCATAGGAAGGCCCGGAGATCTTGTGGGCATTCTCACCAATCTCGAAGCCGGGGATATACTGTTCATCGATGAGATACACCGTCTCTCAAGCACCGTAGAGGAATATATCTATCCGGCGATGGAGAATTTCGAAATAGACGTAATAATGGACAAGGGGCCGTATGCGAAGACTTACAAATTCAACCTGAAACCGTTTACACTGATCGGCGCGACTACGCGCGCGGGGCTGTTAACGGCTCCTATGAGATCGCGTTTTGGAATATTATATCACCTGGAATTTTATGACGTCGAGGATCTTGTGAAGATAATAAGCCGTTCGGCGAAGATCCTGAACATCCCTATCGCGAAACCCGCGGCGGAGGAGCTCGCCAGGCGCGCGAGAGGCACTCCCAGGGTGGCCAATAGGCTGCTGCGTCGTGTGCGCGACTGGGTACAGGTGAAGAAGGACGGAAATATTACCGGGGACGCGGTAGAGGAAGCGCTCAAGGTGCACGGGATAGACGGGATGGGGCTTGACAGCGTTGACAGAAAGGTCATAAGCGTTATGCACGAATCGTTTGACGGCGGACCCGTGGGCATAGAGTCGATCGCCGCCACGATGAATGAAGAACCTGATACGATAGTCGATATAGTGGAGCCGTTCCTTCTGAAGATAGGATTTCTGAAGAGGACGCCGCGCGGAAGGGAGCTCACAAAACAGGCATACGCGCATATGGGGTTTAAAAATAAATCCGGGCCCGACAAGGAATTGTTCTGATGGGCGCCGGGATGAACATATTACTGCATATTTGCTGCGCTCCATGTTCCATATATCCGATCGCACAGCTTAAGGCAAAGTATCACCGGATCGCAGGATACTTTTACAATCCCAATGTCCATCCTTATTCGGAATACCTTAAAAGAAAAACTGAGGTCGATAAATATTCGAAAGAGGCCGGCCTGAATACCATTATCGGCGATTACGATCTCGAAAAATACTTCGAATATATAATTTATAACGAGGCATTTAAAAAGAGGTGTCCCGTCTGCTGGTGGATAAGGCTTGAGATGGCCGCTAAATTCGCGAAAGAGAACGGGTTCGAGGCCTTCACTACGACCCTTCTGGGCAGTCCTTATCAGGATCACGAGGTTATAAAGAGGATCGGTGATGAGGTGGCTGAAAAGGCCGGGCTCAAATTCTATTACGAAGATTTCAGGCCCGGCTTTAAAAAGTCGCTGGAAAACGCAAAGGCAAAAGGCATATATTGCCAGAACTATTGCGGCTGCATATTTTCTGAGAAGGAACGCTTAGAGAGGAAAGAAACGGCTAAAGGCAAGGGAAAGAAGAGATGAGAAAGAGAGCGTTTTTTATTCTGGCATATCTATTTGCCATGTTCTGCGCAAGTTCCGCTGTGGCGCTTGATGCCGGGAGCGATCCGATAGTCGTGAGAGTTTCGATAATGGATGATAAGGATTCAGTCTACCTGTCTGTGAAGGACGCGTATAAGATTTACGCCATAAATTCCGATAGAGTCTTAATGAGCGGCCCGCGGCTTGCTACAAATATCTC containing:
- a CDS encoding epoxyqueuosine reductase QueH, with the translated sequence MNILLHICCAPCSIYPIAQLKAKYHRIAGYFYNPNVHPYSEYLKRKTEVDKYSKEAGLNTIIGDYDLEKYFEYIIYNEAFKKRCPVCWWIRLEMAAKFAKENGFEAFTTTLLGSPYQDHEVIKRIGDEVAEKAGLKFYYEDFRPGFKKSLENAKAKGIYCQNYCGCIFSEKERLERKETAKGKGKKR
- a CDS encoding PilZ domain-containing protein → MNTNPENKREFVRYSYNKPVNFKILLSPRHSKSALKLVSGISKNLSVSGLLFKSDHLPDISSILELDLDYRTTGICHEIEENAMTVDNKLIGKVVRIEEDEDGKYNIGVAFIRKTDSLPPDIENILK
- the ruvB gene encoding Holliday junction branch migration DNA helicase RuvB, which produces MASESEEDVILNISLRPSKLKDFIGQGTVVENLKISLEAAKKRGEPMEHTLLSGPPGLGKTSLANIMAHEMGTRITTTSGPAIGRPGDLVGILTNLEAGDILFIDEIHRLSSTVEEYIYPAMENFEIDVIMDKGPYAKTYKFNLKPFTLIGATTRAGLLTAPMRSRFGILYHLEFYDVEDLVKIISRSAKILNIPIAKPAAEELARRARGTPRVANRLLRRVRDWVQVKKDGNITGDAVEEALKVHGIDGMGLDSVDRKVISVMHESFDGGPVGIESIAATMNEEPDTIVDIVEPFLLKIGFLKRTPRGRELTKQAYAHMGFKNKSGPDKELF
- a CDS encoding SemiSWEET transporter: MDKLNLIATIAGICTTASFLPQVVKVYHTRHTKDLSLPMYVIFSCGVFLWVYYGVMIQSWPIMIANGTTFILSVYILAMKIRYK
- a CDS encoding TRASH domain-containing protein, giving the protein MKRLLVIAVTGIFMMSLVCGCAYAQAKEDKSPVNVGNTVCPVLGTKITPGTTPTVEYNGKIYNVCCPMCIGEFKNNPEKYVAIVEKQMKEQGK
- a CDS encoding response regulator, with amino-acid sequence MKKILIIDDEEEFVSFMKTNIELRYDYEVIAALDGETGLRAAESIGPDLVLLDINMPGMNGFEVLKKLRENGKTKAIPVIMVTARTDDETMMEALKLHDDGYVVKPVKIEELEKKMEEALGEE
- the ruvC gene encoding crossover junction endodeoxyribonuclease RuvC, which codes for MRILGIDPGLGTTGYGIIDGNSFKVIEAGTIRTRTGSPVQERIKKIFDEISGIIEEHRPGVLVLEKIYSHYKHPATSILMAHARAMACLVCGKFNIELVNYPSTRIKKVITGNGHASKVQVQRMVRDLLKLKKTPEPVDVSDALAMAITYCFVERSPLELR
- a CDS encoding helix-hairpin-helix domain-containing protein, coding for MIAYISGKIRKKKQLSVIIDVGGGISYEVMMPSAVMKGLDKARAEDGAVTLITYHYYQMDPSKAIPVLVGFLSEIEKEFFEHFITVSGVGPKAACRALIQPFSVIAGAIDRGDVAMLKTMPGIGEQRAREIIAKLQGKIGKFGLIQDGGDEAVSMAKEDIKEEAVSLLVQLLYKRNEARGMVEAAIKRNPKASNCEEILNEVYKGSKVRLNSR
- a CDS encoding DUF4405 domain-containing protein yields the protein MDKAGLLKVVNPLLFISLVIQALTGVIAALHLFISNPKLFEAIMELHKHNGFVFVALAGTHLYLNWNWVKVQFFKR
- a CDS encoding YebC/PmpR family DNA-binding transcriptional regulator; the encoded protein is MSGHSKWATIKHKKAATDAKRGSLFTKLIKEITIAARSGGKPETNPRLRVAIERAKEASMPADNIDRAVKKGTGELEGVSYEDITLEGYGPGGVAIYIEGVSDNRNRTTSEIRTIFSKRGSNMAGAGSVGWMFEKKGYFVINKNTIDEDKLMSIALDAGAEDLVTEGESYEVKTAPADFFKVKKALEDNKIATEDAEITLIPKSTVKVEGDDAKKVLELVDALEEHEDVQHVYANFDIPDDLIKE
- the fusA gene encoding elongation factor G is translated as MAIFEAKDIRNIVLLGHSGCGKTSLAEALLLNSGAIPRMGSIAEKNTVSDYNEDEKEHKCSISSSLISLNSRDKKINIIDTPGYTDFIGEMIGGLRAADASIIVVNAAGGVEIGTEKAQRMSCEKGVPSMFFINKLDQEHADFTKCIDGITRKFRKSCVLVAYPIGEKSSFKGVVNLVTRKGLDALSDHDKVAAKAAIDTLSEAVAETDDALLEKYLDKGELSVDELTSALRKAVDNGTIHPIMCGSSTANIGVKELLDFIVDFLPSPAEMPQVEATRPGTDGAERFAVKLDPNGPFSGFVFKTLSDPFLGQLSIFKVFSGKLQSNGGFYNVNRSTKERIGQIFTLRGKQQIPMETVQAGDIACVSKLKDTRTGDSICDDKNQVKFEDINFPEPAIAFSLKPKTRSDEDKIGNALHKLTAEDPTFKVSRDEQTKEVIANGMGDLHIGMMINRMRMRYGVNVDLGTPKVAYKETITGKGDAQYRHKKQSGGAGQFAEVWMRIEPLERGRGFEFVDEVVGGAIPRPFVVSCEKGIKTALQSGSLAGFPVVDVRAIVYDGKTHPVDSKDIAFQTAAKFAFRESLQKARPVILEPIMDVDIIVPDTLVGDIAGSLNSRRGRVMGMEPGEDVQTIKAKMPLGEMYKYVNELKSITGGRGTYTMTFSHYDVVPSNVAQVIIEKAKLTKKEEVEE